A stretch of the Lolium perenne isolate Kyuss_39 chromosome 3, Kyuss_2.0, whole genome shotgun sequence genome encodes the following:
- the LOC127342335 gene encoding serine/threonine-protein kinase RUNKEL encodes MNNFHVYEAIGRGKHSTVYKGRKKKTIEYFAVKSVDKSQRSKVLNEVRMLHSLDHANVLKFYSWYETSAHFWLVLEYCVGGDLKGLLEQDKKLPESAMHDLAYDLVKALLFLHSQGIIYCDLKPSNILLDEFGCMKLCDFGLARRLKDIEKTNPGDVPQPMRGTPCYMAPELFQEGGVHSYASDFWALGCVLYECYAGRPPFVGREFTQLVKSILSEPTPPLPDNPSRSFQNLINCLLMKDPAERLQWSELCEHNFWRSSMPMIPVPPQPAFDNMVGLPATPYLAERNGEKSSRQLTPTKTREHLRKKDENSAKVFTTPVKNVLSGKKNNAKPSKADGLKGVNVLRMSRIAKKNLQREKDKENYRRPPTETNENETEVKIENNDMELDFGENPEGDAPDDNDGSDNAGSTADEKHATQDTDGNEDNCMINQVDMLTDECSVKADTMLKTEQNCSENLDVVATPPSFCMRKARPKIPCGAATGSEPSNIFEAFWHPTDLAVKPVMPSKKGDKATEAIPVLPFEALPAADYIKLPREQMNAFNSQIIQSLSGSFQVSEKQNIIRYLELLSMNSDAANIITNGPIMSLLIKMLRLSKTSVLRVQVASLMGLLIRYSTILDAELASSGIVNALSDGLRDRHDKLRRFCMATLGELLFYISTQTDQDNKESNAQESPMKDNKSAASWQVPSAVIALVSSILRKGEDDLAQLYALRTIDNICSQGTDWTSRFASQDVIGHLCYIYKATGKQENTRLIAVSCLSRLARFSSSCTHLILEKLTFKDIACTLIKGSPREQQISLNLLNSALVNSNIIPNMNRYILSLTEEKQLVPGLISLVEQGTDVLRGKTLLFIALLCKNSRRWLPHFFCNAKLLSAVDRLGKEKDGFIHQCTEAFVQLVASSVPGILDTVSSDIQQVMGGKRHGPITALTGRAHPKSTIHLFPVILHLLGSVSFSHRVVTSHVLLQLANLMKILETPFQARDEFQMTLLRVLEAATEEPSVILKEHRIFTSRFLPSLSILYKGNKDCDARFLCLKILSDVMIVIFSDSSLTAEEQTIADLKTISHKYFLPMYPSFAEDEDPIPMYAQKLLVMLMEHDCVKVSDILNEATVSQCFEFLLGDLSNANVSNVKLCYALASAPDMDSSILSQLQVVRRIGNLLEFVTAKDMDDFLEPTLELCRSFIIRGTGSNRSIALTNEPALLVDSAFSMSIAVDQQSCIMDICDLGGSMGIFLEVVANSDPQISDLASDCMVLLLKAAPREATMGLLTNLPKLSALLESLKHGSSLQLTRLLYGLAFSCRQYLAQGMILSISVPALMRVEVLVSVFKSSDDSCLANAASYLAAELQRLPRCG; translated from the exons atGAACAACTTCCACGTCTACGAGGCCATCGGCCGAGGCAAGCACTCG ACGGTGTACAAGGGGCGGAAGAAGAAGACCATCGAGTATTTCGCCGTGAAGAGCGTCGACAAGTCGCAGCGCTCCAAGGTCCTCAACGAG GTTCGGATGCTTCATTCTCTAGATCATGCAAATGTCCTGAAGTTTTACTCTTG GTACGAAACATCAGCACATTTTTGGCTAGTGTTGGAATACTGCGTTGGTGGTGACCTCAAGGGCTTGCTTGAGCAG GATAAGAAGCTGCCTGAAAGTGCTATGCATGACCTGGCTTATGATCTTGTCAAAGCCCTCCT GTTCTTGCATTCACAAGGAATTATATATTGTGATCTGAAGCCATCAAACATTTTACTTGATGAGTTTGGATGCATGAAG CTGTGTGATTTTGGATTAGCAAGACGTTTAAAGGACATAGAGAAGACCAATCCTGGAGAT GTGCCACAACCCATGAGGGGGACACCATGTTATATGGCTCCTGAGTTGTTCCAAGAGGGAGGGGTCCATTCATATGCTTCTGATTTCTGGGCTCTCGGTTGTGTGCTATACGAATGCTATGCAGGAAGACCTCCTTTCGTGGGTCGTGAATTTACCCAGTTAGTTAAGTCCATACTTTCAGAGCCTACACCACCTTTGCCTGATAACCCGTCAAGGTCCTTCCAGAATCTGATCAACTGCTTACTTATGAAAGACCCAGCTGAGAGACTACAATGGTCTGAACTGTGTGAGCACAACTTTTGGAGGAGCAGTATGCCAATGATTCCTGTGCCTCCTCAACCTGCCTTTGATAACATGGTTGGACTTCCCGCTACACCATATTTAGCTGAGAGAAATGGGGAGAAATCCTCCAGACAGCTGACGCCAACCAAGACTCGTGAACACCTGCGGAAGAAAGATGAAAATTCCGCTAAGGTTTTCACGACCCCTGTTAAAAATGTGCTAAGTGGCAAGAAAAATAATGCAAAACCTTCCAAGGCTGATGGTCTGAAGGGTGTCAATGTCCTAAGAATGTCTCGCATAGctaagaaaaatttgcaaagggaGAAGGACAAGGAGAACTACAGGCGCCCTCCCACAGAAACAAATGAAAATGAGACTGAAGTTAAGATCGAAAATAATGACATGGAGCTTGATTTTGGTGAAAATCCAGAAGGGGATGCACCTGATGATAATGATGGATCAGATAATGCTGGATCAACAGCAGATGAAAAACATGCGACTCAGGACACTGACGGTAATGAAGATAATTGCATGATAAATCAGGTGGATATGCTCACAGATGAGTGTTCTGTTAAGGCTGATACCATGTTGAAGACTGAGCAGAACTGTTCAGAGAATCTTGATGTGGTGGCCACTCCACCTAGTTTCTGTATGAGGAAAGCACGTCCAAAGATTCCTTGCGGTGCTGCAACGGGTTCTGAGCCATCTAACATCTTTGAAGCATTTTGGCATCCAACAGATCTCGCAGTTAAACCAGTTATGCCTAGTAAGAAAGGAGATAAAGCTACAGAAGCTATCCCTGTGCTTCCTTTTGAAGCTCTTCCTGCCGCTGATTATATTAAGTTACCACGGGAACAGATGAATGCATTCAATAGTCAGATAATTCAGAGTTTAAGTGGAAGTTTTCAGGTTTCAGAGAAACAGAATATCATCAGATACTTGGAGTTGTTAAGCATGAACTCTGATGCTGCAAATATAATAACTAATGGCCCAATTATGTCATTGCTTATAAAAATGCTTCGACTGTCAAAAACTTCAGTCCTGCGTGTCCAGGTTGCTTCACTTATGGGATTGTTGATACGCTACTCCACTATCCTTGACGCAGAGCTAGCCAGTTCAGGAATTGTTAATGCCTTATCAGATGGCTTGAGGGACCGGCATGATAAGCTTAGGAGATTCTGTATGGCAACACTTGGAGAATTACTGTTCTACATATCAACTCAGACTGATCAAGATAACAAAGAAAGCAATGCTCAAGAATCTCCTATGAAAGACAACAAATCTGCTGCATCATGGCAG GTTCCTAGTGCTGTAATAGCACTGGTGTCATCTATCTTGCGTAAAGGTGAAGATGATCTAGCCCAGCTCTATGCTTTACGAACAATTGATAATATATGTAGCCAAGGGACAGATTGGACATCAAGGTTTGCTTCCCAAGATGTAATTGGCCATCTTTGCTACATCTATAAAGCAACTGGGAAACAGGAGAATACAAGGCTTATTGCAGTATCTTGTTTGAGCCGCTTAGCTCGCTTCAGTTCATCATGTACTCATTTAATATTGGAGAAGCTAACGTTTAAGGATATTGCATGCACACTCATTAAGGGCAGTCCACGTGAGCAACAGATCAGTCTGAATCTTCTGAACTCGGCATTAGTGAACAGTAATATCATACCAAATATGAACCGCTATATTCTGTCATTAACGGAGGAGAAACAATTGGTCCCTGGACTAATTTCCCTGGTCGAACAGGGGACCGATGTTCTGCGAGGGAAAACCCTTTTATTTATTGCTCTTCTTTGCAAGAACAGTCGAAGATGGCTTCCACATTTCTTTTGCAATGCGAAGCTACTATCAGCAGTTGATAGATTGGGAAAGGAGAAGGATGGTTTCATTCATCAATGTACAGAAGCATTTGTTCAGTTAGTTGCTTCGTCGGTCCCAGGAATTCTTGACACGGTGTCCAGTGATATACAGCAGGTCATGGGTGGGAAACGTCATGGACCCATTACTGCTTTAACTGGACGTGCGCATCCAAAGAGCACAATTCATTTGTTTCCTGTTATCCTTCATCTTCTTGGTAGTGTATCCTTCAGTCACAGAGTCGTGACAAGTCATGTATTGCTCCAATTGGCAAATCTTATGAAGATTTTGGAGACACCATTTCAG GCTCGGGATGAGTTCCAAATGACATTGCTGCGAGTTCTTGAGGCAGCTACGGAGGAGCCTTCTGTTATACTTAAGGAACACAGAATATTCACAAGTCGATTCCTGCCAAGCCTATCCATCTTATACAAGGGCAACAAAGACTGTGATGCCAGATTCCTGTGTTTGAAGATACTGTCCGATGTGATGATTGTGATCTTCAGTGATTCATCGTTGACTGCAGAGGAACAAACCATAGCTGACCTGAAAACAATCTCTCATAAATATTTTCTCCCAATGTATCCTTCATTTGCAGAGGATGAAGATCCAATACCTATGTATGCACAGAAACTTCTAGTAATGCTGATGGAACATGATTGTGTTAAGGTCTCAGATATCCTGAATGAAGCAACAGTCTCCCAGTGCTTTGAATTTTTGCTTGGAGATCTTTCAAATGCAAACGTAAGCAATGTCAAGCTTTGTTATGCTTTGGCGTCTGCTCCTGACATGGACTCCAGTATTCTTTCGCAGCTTCAAGTTGTCAGAAgaatagggaatctactggagttTGTGACTGCCAAAGATATGGATGATTTTCTGGAACCAACCTTGGAACTCTGCCGATCTTTCATCATCCGTGGCACTGGCAGCAACAGAAGTATTGCACTTACCAACGAACCTGCCCTCCTTGTTGACAGCGCCTTCAGCATGAGCATTGCTGTTGATCAGCAATCTTGCATCATGGATATTTGTGACCTTGGTGGCAGTATGGGCATATTCCTTGAGGTAGTCGCAAATTCAGATCCACAGATAAGCGATCTGGCCTCAGATTGCATGGTGCTGCTACTCAAGGCGGCACCTCGAGAGGCCACGATGGGCTTGCTGACCAATCTTCCTAAACTGAGCGCTCTTCTGGAGTCGTTGAAGCATGGTTCCTCCCTGCAGCTGACTCGCCTGCTATACGGACTAGCATTCTCCTGCAGGCAATATCTAGCTCAAGGAATGATCCTCTCTATATCAGTACCAGCTTTGATGCGAGTAGAAGTTCTTGTGTCAGTTTTCAAGAGCTCAGATGATAGCTGTCTTGCTAATGCCGCTTCATATCTGGCTGCCGAGCTGCAGCGTTTACCTCGCTGTGGTTGA
- the LOC127342337 gene encoding uncharacterized protein encodes MEIDAAVRASSDGRLRAKYDNAVYVVQRAFALYPFEEIAFSFNGGKDSTVLLHLIRAGYYLHKTSHAEEAHIDTFQNCPLRTIYFETPCAFPEINSFTYETVSTYGLPLETIGLDFKSGLEGLLKKKPTKAIFIGTRIGDPNAVGQEQFSPSSPGWPPFMRVNPILDWSYRDVWSFLLTCKVKYCSLYDEGYTSIGSIYDTVPNALLCDSSNGKSFRPAYMLSDGRLERAGRAKKTSSKTETNSVASNGISSAEGEQIISRSASVIVVGDEILFGTVEDKFGTALCKKLREIGWRVSHVAVVRNETDSVAEEIERCKSTDDAVFLVGGLGPLHSDISLAGVAKAFGVRLAPDEEFEEHLSQLIGNSYIGNRNEMALLPEGITELLHHKRLPLPLIKCKNVIILAATNVDELDMEWNCLLDTHESGLVRAKPFVSKHLSTSLPDVKIAPVVEKLCLEFSDVYIGTHRISRTGPLVVNLLGKDNQRVEGAAEKLARSFDGQFSQVDSCK; translated from the exons GTTTGAGGAAATTGCCTTTAGCTTTAACGGTGGGAAGGATTCAACC GTACTCCTGCATTTAATTCGGGCTGGTTACTATCTTCACAAAACAAGTCACGCTGAAGAAGCCCATATCGATACTTTTCAAAACTGTCCGCTGCGTACCATCTATTTCGAGACACCGTGTGCATTTCCCGAAATCAACTCATTCACTTATGAAACAGTCTCAAC GTATGGTTTGCCATTGGAAACTATCGGGTTGGATTTCAAGTCTGGTCTGGAAGGCCTATTGAAAAAGAAGCCCACTAAAGCCATTTTCATTGGCACTAGAATTGGCGATCCAAATGCG GTTGGTCAAGAACAATTCTCTCCTAGTTCGCCTGGCTGGCCTCCTTTTATGAGGGTGAATCCTATCTTGGACTGGTCATACAG GGATGTTTGGTCTTTCCTCTTGACCTGTAAGGTCAAATACTGCAGCCTTTATGATGAGGG GTATACATCCATTGGGAGCATATATGATACTGTTCCAAATGCACTTCTTTGTGATTCATCAAATGGGAAAAGCTTTAGACCAGCATATATGCTATCAGATGGAAGACTTGAAAGAGCTGGGAGAGCAAAGAAGACTAGTAGTAAAACAGAAACTAATTCTGTTGCAAGCAATGGCATAAGCAGCGCTGAGGGAGAACAAATCATCTCACGTTCGGCTTCAGTTATTGTAGTTGGTGATGAAATATT GTTTGGCACAGTTGAGGATAAATTTGGTACAGCCTTGTGCAAGAAGCTTCGTGAAATTGGGTGGCGAGTTTCTCATGTAGCGGTTGTTCGCAATGAA ACTGATTCTGTTGCCGAGGAAATTGAAAGATGTAAATCTACTGATGATGCG GTATTTCTTGTTGGGGGACTTGGGCCTCTGCATTCAGATATTTCATTGGCTGGTGTTGCAAAAGCATTTGGAGTTCGTCTG GCTCCTGATGAAGAATTTGAGGAGCATCTTAGTCAACTCATAGGGAACAGTTACATCGGTAATCGAAATGAG ATGGCTTTGTTGCCAGAAGGTATTACCGAATTATTACATCACAAAAGGCTGCCGTTACCACTG ATAAAATGCAAGAATGTGATCATTCTTGCTGCAACTAATGTGGATGAACTGGATATGGAGTGGAATTGTCTTTTGGATACCCATGAGAGTGGTTTGGTGAGGGCGAAACCTTTTGTGTCAAAACATCTCAGCACCTCGCTCCCAGAT GTCAAAATTGCTCCGGTGGTTGAAAAACTATGCTTAGAGTTCTCTGATGTTTACATAG GAACTCATCGAATTTCTAGAACTGGGCCTTTGGTTGTGAATCTTCTTGGAAAG GATAACCAGAGGGTAGAAGGGGCCGCGGAGAAGCTGGCACGTAGCTTTGATGGACAATTTTCCCAAGTCGACAGTTGCAAATAA